One stretch of Caloramator mitchellensis DNA includes these proteins:
- a CDS encoding ribonuclease HII, with protein MLRVDEIKVMIDKCISIEELNNLKSEILKVDSRKTVINLFDKRLNKILKENELIKEYIQRSIYEEELYKQYTYVAGIDEVGRGPLAGPVYAAVVILDKNKRILGIKDSKKLSEKAREKIYCEIIEKSVDYSIGIASQSEIDELNILIATKLAMIRAIENLKIKPDYLLIDAVKLDVEIPQKAIIKGDDLSVSIGAASIIAKVERDRFMKFISEKYPEYKFDENKGYGTKEHIEALKKFGPCELHRKSFIKNL; from the coding sequence CTGAAATATTAAAAGTTGATAGTAGAAAAACCGTGATTAATCTATTTGATAAAAGATTAAATAAAATTTTAAAGGAAAATGAGCTTATAAAGGAGTATATTCAAAGAAGTATTTATGAAGAAGAACTTTACAAACAGTATACATATGTAGCAGGAATAGATGAGGTAGGAAGAGGCCCTCTTGCAGGACCAGTTTATGCAGCTGTTGTTATACTGGATAAAAATAAAAGAATTCTAGGAATAAAAGATTCTAAAAAGTTATCCGAAAAGGCAAGAGAAAAGATATACTGCGAGATAATTGAAAAATCAGTGGATTATTCAATTGGAATTGCATCTCAAAGTGAAATAGACGAGTTAAACATACTAATTGCTACTAAATTGGCTATGATAAGAGCGATTGAAAATCTAAAAATAAAACCTGACTATTTGCTAATAGATGCAGTTAAACTAGATGTTGAAATTCCTCAAAAGGCAATAATTAAAGGTGATGATTTATCAGTTTCAATTGGAGCTGCATCGATAATTGCAAAGGTAGAAAGAGATAGGTTTATGAAGTTTATATCTGAAAAGTATCCAGAATATAAATTTGACGAAAACAAAGGATATGGAACAAAGGAGCATATTGAAGCTTTAAAAAAATTTGGACCATGTGAATTACATAGAAAAAGTTTTATTAAAAACTTATAG
- a CDS encoding YraN family protein produces MFNKKDMGKIGEDLAAKHLTRNGYTIIQKNFRTKFGEIDIIARDGKFLVFVEVKTRRSIEFGYPREAVDWYKQIRIKNLANLYLAKKKQFNEYIRFDVVEIILNEQNDAKSIFLIKNAFE; encoded by the coding sequence ATGTTTAATAAAAAGGACATGGGTAAAATTGGAGAGGACTTGGCTGCAAAGCATTTGACAAGAAACGGATATACTATAATACAGAAGAACTTTAGAACAAAATTTGGCGAAATTGATATAATTGCACGCGACGGTAAATTCCTGGTTTTTGTTGAAGTTAAGACAAGAAGAAGCATTGAATTTGGATATCCGAGAGAAGCCGTAGACTGGTATAAGCAAATAAGAATTAAAAACTTGGCAAATCTTTATCTGGCTAAAAAGAAACAATTCAATGAATACATTAGATTTGATGTTGTAGAAATAATATTAAATGAGCAAAATGATGCGAAATCTATATTTTTAATCAAAAATGCATTTGAATAA
- a CDS encoding YifB family Mg chelatase-like AAA ATPase has protein sequence MLSKINSITLVGIEGYEVEVEVEVQGGLPYFAMVGLPDVVVKESKERVKAAIKNSNFLLEPGRIIVNFAPADLKKEGTHLDLAVAVGILCCIGEINYVKTRGCVFIGELSLNGEVRGVRGILPMLLEARGKFKRAFIPYENQFEVSFIDDIEIFPISNLNEVADTINNDLPPQRTYIDNFNKNDIQDLDFNEVKGQKYVKRAIEVAVSGGHNILLIGPPGSGKSMIAQRVPTILPELSLEESVEVTKIYSVAGLLKDKGRLINNPPFRGPHHSVSAASFVGGGSNPMPGEVSLAHNGVLFLDELPEFRRDVLEALRQPIEDGKVTISRVKGKYTYPARFMIIASMNPCPCGYYGYPIKECHCSENQIRGYLNKISGPLLDRLDLHISVEPVSFIELNREKDEESSLKIRERVTKARKIQLERFKDEGIFCNSQMKPKHIKKYCKLDEKASKLLEIAFKNLALTSRGYSKILKISRTIADMDSSEKICEKHIAEAIQYRNMDKRFWR, from the coding sequence ATGCTAAGTAAAATTAATTCAATAACTTTAGTAGGAATAGAAGGATATGAAGTAGAGGTAGAAGTGGAGGTTCAAGGTGGGTTACCATATTTTGCAATGGTAGGGCTTCCAGATGTTGTTGTAAAAGAATCAAAGGAGAGAGTAAAAGCAGCGATAAAAAATTCTAACTTCTTGTTAGAGCCTGGTAGAATTATAGTTAATTTTGCACCAGCTGATTTAAAAAAGGAAGGAACTCACTTGGATTTAGCAGTTGCAGTTGGAATATTATGTTGTATTGGTGAAATAAATTATGTTAAAACGAGGGGATGTGTTTTTATTGGCGAGCTGTCGCTTAATGGGGAAGTAAGAGGGGTTAGAGGAATATTGCCCATGTTATTAGAGGCAAGAGGAAAGTTCAAAAGAGCTTTTATACCTTATGAAAATCAATTTGAAGTAAGTTTTATAGATGATATAGAAATATTTCCTATTTCAAACCTTAATGAAGTTGCGGATACAATAAACAACGATTTGCCGCCACAGAGGACATACATTGATAATTTTAATAAGAATGACATTCAGGATTTAGACTTCAATGAAGTAAAGGGGCAAAAATATGTTAAAAGGGCAATTGAAGTTGCAGTAAGTGGAGGACACAATATATTGCTTATAGGACCTCCAGGCAGTGGCAAAAGCATGATTGCGCAGAGAGTTCCGACGATACTGCCAGAATTATCGCTTGAAGAATCTGTTGAAGTAACAAAAATATACAGCGTAGCCGGACTATTAAAGGATAAGGGTAGGTTAATAAATAATCCGCCTTTTAGAGGCCCACATCACAGCGTATCTGCAGCTTCATTTGTTGGTGGAGGCAGTAATCCTATGCCAGGAGAAGTTTCATTAGCTCATAATGGGGTTTTATTTTTAGACGAACTTCCTGAGTTTAGAAGGGATGTTTTAGAGGCATTGAGGCAGCCAATAGAGGACGGCAAGGTAACGATATCGAGGGTAAAAGGCAAGTATACATATCCAGCAAGGTTTATGATTATAGCAAGCATGAATCCCTGCCCATGTGGATATTATGGCTATCCAATAAAAGAGTGTCACTGTAGTGAAAATCAAATAAGGGGCTATTTGAATAAAATTTCAGGACCATTGTTAGACAGACTGGATTTACATATCTCAGTTGAACCTGTTTCGTTTATAGAGTTAAACAGAGAAAAAGATGAAGAGTCTTCACTAAAAATAAGAGAAAGAGTTACAAAAGCCAGAAAAATTCAACTTGAAAGGTTTAAAGATGAAGGGATTTTTTGTAATTCACAAATGAAGCCAAAGCATATTAAAAAATATTGCAAACTTGATGAAAAAGCTAGCAAATTATTAGAAATAGCCTTTAAAAACCTTGCTCTTACATCAAGAGGTTATTCTAAAATATTAAAAATTTCAAGGACCATTGCCGACATGGATTCGAGTGAAAAAATATGTGAAAAGCATATTGCTGAAGCTATACAATATAGAAATATGGACAAAAGATTCTGGAGATAG
- the dprA gene encoding DNA-processing protein DprA, with protein MNELLYKIWFFNLKITDRDKLDLLKLGLKPHEIYNLTLIEMTNMGINLNVATQIIESKKEKLIKDTALYLTENDINLVLYDEIGYPERLKNIYDPPIGLFIKGEINEKLPSIAIVGSRKASDYGLTVAYKFSYELSKAGIVIISGLAKGIDAASHYGAVDADGLTIAVMGSGFKNIYPRENINLLSKIIKKGAVVSEFLPDEKPLAHNFPRRNRIISGLSDYVLVVEAGERSGSLITANIALEQGKDVFAVPGNIFSVNSIGTNNLIKDGAKLVSTIEDILEEYGIVLHNNALAGYNELELSILNKLKIGGMTVENIVESLSFASDEVLAAISKLECMGILKRTFGNFIILNNI; from the coding sequence ATGAATGAGTTATTATATAAAATTTGGTTTTTTAATTTAAAGATTACGGATAGAGATAAGCTCGATTTGTTAAAATTAGGTTTGAAACCACATGAAATTTACAATCTTACTTTAATTGAAATGACAAACATGGGAATAAATTTAAATGTAGCTACACAAATTATTGAATCAAAAAAAGAAAAATTGATTAAAGATACTGCTTTATATTTAACTGAAAATGATATTAATTTAGTTTTATACGATGAAATTGGTTACCCGGAGAGGCTAAAAAATATATACGACCCACCAATAGGATTGTTTATTAAGGGAGAAATTAATGAAAAACTTCCAAGTATTGCAATCGTTGGGTCAAGAAAGGCAAGCGATTATGGGCTTACTGTTGCATATAAATTTTCTTATGAGCTTAGCAAGGCGGGAATAGTGATTATTAGTGGTCTTGCTAAAGGGATTGATGCTGCAAGCCATTATGGGGCGGTTGATGCAGATGGATTAACGATAGCTGTTATGGGAAGCGGATTTAAGAATATTTATCCGAGAGAAAATATTAATCTATTAAGTAAAATAATCAAGAAAGGAGCTGTAGTTTCTGAATTTTTACCCGATGAAAAACCTTTAGCTCATAATTTCCCTAGAAGGAATAGAATTATCAGCGGGCTTTCTGATTACGTCTTGGTCGTAGAGGCTGGAGAAAGAAGCGGTTCATTAATAACTGCTAATATCGCACTTGAGCAAGGTAAGGATGTATTTGCAGTTCCAGGTAACATATTCAGCGTAAACAGCATTGGAACAAATAATTTAATAAAGGATGGGGCTAAACTAGTATCAACAATTGAAGATATATTGGAGGAATACGGAATAGTATTGCATAATAATGCCTTAGCTGGATATAATGAATTAGAATTGTCGATATTAAATAAATTAAAAATAGGTGGAATGACGGTTGAAAATATTGTTGAGAGCTTAAGTTTTGCTTCTGATGAAGTGCTTGCTGCTATAAGTAAGCTTGAATGTATGGGCATACTTAAAAGGACTTTCGGAAATTTTATAATACTTAATAACATTTAG
- the topA gene encoding type I DNA topoisomerase: MAQSLVIVESPAKAKTISKFLGKNYKVKASMGHVRDLPKSQLGVEIDNDYKPKYITIRGKGDLINELKKEAKKSNKVYIATDPDREGEAISWHIANILGINLSDKCRIEFHEITKNAVTNAIKNPRTINKNLVDAQQARRVLDRLVGYEISPVLWRKIKWGLSAGRVQSVAVRLICDRENEIKSFVPEEYWSITAYLKNNNKEIEAKLISKGKEKIKINSEHLAKEIVKTLKNKKFTVEDVKKQEKKKNPPPPFITSSLQQEAYRKLNFSTKKTMSIAQQLYEGIDLKKEGTVGLITYMRTDSVRISDEAKKMARDFIAKTYGKSYLPNYERQFKTKGAAQDAHEAIRPTYVEKTPESIKDSLTNDQFKLYKLIWDRFIASQMADAIYDTVTIDFSAEDFIFRANGSILKFSGFLAVYKTGEEEEDKLLPEVEKGEIFDAKKIDPKQHFTQPPSRFTEATLVKALEEYGIGRPSTYAPIITTILDRGYVEREKKNLKPTELGEIVTELMKEYFSNIVDVDFTAEMESKLDKIEEGDENWVKVIDEFYRPLKEKIAVAEEKIGKITIEEPVEETDIICEKCGRNMVIKKGRFGKFLACPGYPECKNTKPLVDELDVPCPICGGKIVVRKGKSGKTFYGCGNYPECNFASWDKPTNKKCPKCGKMLFEKSIKGKTNLVCHDKNCGYKE, from the coding sequence ATGGCGCAATCGTTGGTTATAGTTGAATCACCTGCCAAGGCAAAAACAATAAGCAAGTTTTTGGGCAAAAATTATAAAGTTAAAGCTTCGATGGGGCATGTAAGGGACCTACCTAAAAGTCAGCTCGGCGTAGAGATAGATAATGATTATAAGCCTAAATATATAACTATTAGGGGTAAGGGTGATTTGATTAATGAACTTAAGAAGGAAGCCAAAAAGTCAAATAAAGTATACATTGCAACTGACCCCGATAGAGAGGGAGAAGCTATTTCATGGCATATTGCTAATATACTTGGGATTAATTTGAGCGATAAATGTAGAATAGAATTTCATGAAATTACCAAAAATGCAGTTACAAACGCTATAAAAAATCCAAGAACGATTAATAAAAACCTTGTTGATGCTCAACAGGCAAGAAGAGTCCTAGATAGATTAGTGGGTTATGAAATAAGTCCTGTTCTATGGAGAAAAATAAAGTGGGGATTAAGCGCTGGAAGAGTTCAATCTGTTGCTGTCAGGTTGATTTGTGATAGAGAAAATGAGATAAAAAGTTTTGTTCCAGAAGAATATTGGAGCATCACAGCTTACTTAAAAAACAATAATAAAGAAATAGAAGCCAAGCTCATTTCAAAAGGAAAAGAAAAAATAAAGATAAATAGTGAACATTTGGCAAAGGAAATTGTAAAAACGCTGAAGAATAAAAAATTTACTGTTGAGGATGTAAAAAAACAAGAAAAAAAGAAAAATCCCCCTCCACCCTTCATAACTAGTTCACTTCAACAGGAAGCCTATAGAAAATTGAATTTTAGCACCAAAAAGACAATGTCGATAGCCCAACAGTTGTATGAGGGGATTGATCTAAAAAAAGAAGGGACAGTTGGTTTAATTACGTATATGAGAACTGATTCGGTAAGAATTTCCGATGAAGCTAAAAAAATGGCAAGAGATTTTATAGCAAAAACTTATGGAAAAAGTTACTTACCAAATTACGAAAGACAGTTTAAGACTAAAGGTGCTGCACAGGATGCACATGAGGCTATAAGGCCTACATATGTCGAAAAAACCCCGGAATCTATAAAGGATTCACTTACTAATGACCAATTTAAACTTTATAAGTTGATATGGGATAGATTCATTGCAAGTCAAATGGCTGATGCAATTTATGATACAGTTACAATTGATTTTAGTGCAGAAGATTTTATTTTTAGAGCAAATGGAAGTATTCTTAAGTTTTCTGGATTTTTAGCTGTATATAAAACAGGCGAAGAAGAAGAAGATAAACTGTTGCCTGAGGTAGAGAAAGGCGAAATTTTTGATGCAAAAAAGATAGATCCAAAACAACATTTTACTCAGCCTCCTTCAAGATTTACTGAAGCTACACTTGTTAAAGCTTTGGAAGAATACGGTATAGGAAGACCTTCAACATATGCTCCTATTATTACTACAATATTAGATAGAGGTTATGTAGAGAGAGAAAAGAAAAACTTAAAACCTACAGAACTTGGGGAGATAGTAACCGAGCTAATGAAGGAATATTTTTCTAATATAGTAGACGTTGATTTTACAGCAGAAATGGAAAGTAAGCTGGATAAAATCGAGGAGGGCGACGAAAATTGGGTAAAGGTCATTGACGAATTTTATAGACCTCTAAAGGAAAAAATAGCAGTTGCTGAAGAAAAAATTGGAAAGATAACTATAGAAGAGCCAGTAGAGGAAACAGATATAATATGCGAAAAATGCGGAAGAAATATGGTTATTAAAAAGGGCAGGTTTGGTAAATTTCTCGCGTGCCCAGGATATCCCGAATGTAAAAACACAAAGCCATTGGTAGATGAATTGGATGTTCCATGCCCAATATGTGGCGGCAAAATAGTAGTAAGAAAGGGTAAGAGTGGTAAGACATTTTATGGCTGCGGCAATTATCCAGAATGCAATTTTGCAAGTTGGGATAAGCCAACAAACAAGAAATGCCCAAAGTGCGGGAAGATGCTTTTTGAAAAAAGCATAAAGGGAAAAACGAATCTTGTATGTCACGACAAAAATTGTGGATACAAAGAGTAA
- the hslV gene encoding ATP-dependent protease subunit HslV: MFKATTIVAVKINDFVAIAGDGQVTFGENTIIKSTAKKIKKIYNDSVLIGFAGSVADAFALSERFEEKLEQHNGNIRKAAVDLAGYWRSDKVLRKLEALMIAANKDTLLIISGNGEVIEPDDGIAAIGSGGMYALAAARALKRKSTLNPEDIAKEALLIASEICVYTNSNISVEKL, from the coding sequence ATGTTTAAGGCAACTACTATTGTTGCAGTAAAAATAAATGATTTTGTTGCAATCGCAGGTGATGGGCAGGTAACATTTGGAGAAAATACTATTATAAAGAGCACAGCAAAAAAGATTAAGAAGATTTATAATGATAGCGTCCTAATTGGATTTGCGGGCTCAGTTGCAGATGCATTTGCTTTGTCCGAAAGATTTGAAGAAAAGCTTGAACAGCATAATGGGAATATAAGAAAGGCAGCAGTAGATTTAGCTGGATATTGGAGAAGTGATAAAGTGCTTAGAAAATTAGAAGCACTAATGATTGCAGCCAATAAAGATACACTTTTAATAATTTCGGGCAATGGAGAAGTAATTGAACCTGATGATGGTATTGCAGCAATTGGCTCAGGAGGCATGTATGCATTAGCAGCTGCAAGAGCATTAAAAAGAAAATCTACTCTAAATCCAGAGGATATTGCTAAAGAAGCTCTATTAATAGCTTCAGAAATATGTGTATATACTAATAGTAATATTTCTGTAGAAAAGCTCTAA